Proteins encoded by one window of Triplophysa rosa linkage group LG19, Trosa_1v2, whole genome shotgun sequence:
- the notch1a gene encoding neurogenic locus notch homolog protein 1 isoform X2: protein MNRFWVKLTLLAAASLATVAQGQRCLEYCQNGGICELKAHGEAACRCPSDFVGPQCQFPNPCSPSPCRNGGVCRARTQGNDVEVTCDCVLGFSGPLCLTPVNHACMSTPCRNGGTCSLLTLETFTCRCPPGWSGKTCQQADPCASNPCANGGQCSAFESHYICTCPPNFHGQTCRQDVNECALSPSPCRNGGTCINEVGSYHCRCPPEYVGTHCERLYHPCLPSPCRNGGTCLQTSDTTYTCTCLPGFTGQTCEHNVDDCTQHACENGGRCIDGVNTYNCHCDRHWTGQYCTEDVDECELSPNACQNGGTCHNTIGGFNCVCVNGWTGDDCSENIDDCASAACSQGATCHDRVASFFCECPHGRTGLLCHLDDACISNPCQKGSNCDTNPVSGKAICTCPPGYTGSACNQDIDECSLGANPCEHGGRCLNTKGSFQCKCLQGYEGPRCELDVNECKSNPCQNDATCLDRIGGFHCICMPGYEGVFCQINADDCASQPCLNNGKCVDKINSFHCECPKGFSGNLCQVDVDECASTPCKNGAKCTDGPNKYTCECTPGFAGVQCESDINECVSSPCHYGVCRDGVAAFTCECRSGYTGRLCETNINECLSQPCRNGGTCQDRENSYTCTCPKGTTGINCEINIDDCKRKPCDYGKCIDKINGYECVCEPGYTGSMCNINIDDCALNPCHNGGTCIDGVSTFTCICPEGFRDATCLSQHSECSSNPCIHGNCQDQINSYKCVCEPGWTGRNCDININECLSNPCVNGGTCKDMTSGYVCTCRAGFSGDVCESVLAPCSSQPCKNGGVCRESEDFRSFSCACPVGWQGQTCEVDINECVRNPCTNGGVCENLRGGFQCHCNPGFTGDLCETDIDDCTPNPCSNGGICQDRVNGFVCVCLAGFRGERCTEDIDECVSTPCRNGGNCTDCVNSYTCSCPAGFSGINCEINTPDCTESSCFNGGTCVDGINSFSCVCLPGFTGNYCQHDVNECDSQPCQNGGTCQDGYGTYKCTCPHGHTGQNCQSLVRWCDSVPCKNGGSCWQQGASFTCQCASGWTGIYCDVPSVSCEVAAQQQGVSVAVLCRNAGQCVDAGNTHLCRCQAGYTGSYCQEQVDECMPNPCQNGATCTDYLGGYSCECVPGYHGTNCSKEINECLSNPCQNGGTCIDLVNTYKCSCPRGTQGVHCEIDIDDCSPAADPLTGELRCFNGGRCLDRIGGYGCVCPAGFVGERCEGDVNECLSDPCDPNGSYNCVQLNNDFRCECRTGYTGKRCETVFNGCKDTPCKNGGTCAVASNTKHGYICKCQPGFSGSSCEYDSKSCGSLRCRNGATCVSGHLSPRCLCPPGFSGHECQTRMDSACLTNPCYNGGTCQSINDAPFFRCSCPVNFNGLLCHILDYSFNGGQGRDIAPPPEVDISCEVPQCEGRGGNAICDTQCNNHACGWDGGDCSLNFDDPWQNCSAALQCWRYFNDGKCDEQCANAGCLYDGFDCQRLEGQCNPLYDQYCKDHYADGHCDQGCNNAECEWDGLDCAEDVPKKLAVGSLVLVVHIPLDELLNRSSSFLRELSGLLHTNVVFRRDANGEPLIFPYYGNEHELSKHKRADWSDPAQLLQRARRSLTAFLKPRPRRELDQMEIKGSIVYLEIDNRQCYQQSDECFQSATDVAAFLGALASSGNLNVPYVIEAVTSEDGPSKSGEMYPMFLVLLALAVLALVAVGVVVNRKRKREHGQLWFPEGFKVTEPKKKRREPVGEDSVGLKPLKNSDSSLMDQQLSDWADDDISKRFKFEEQAILDMTAQLDHRQWTQQHLDAADLRLNSMAPTPPQGEIENDCMDVNVRGPDGFTPLMIASCSGGGIENENGEAEDDPSADVITDFIYHGANLHNQTDRTGETALHLAARYARSDAAKRLLESTADANVQDNMGRTPLHAAVAADAQGVFQILIRNRATDLDARMHDGTTPLILATRLAVEGMVEELINSHADPNTVDDSGKSALHWAAAVNNVDAAVVLLKNGANKDLQNNKEETPLFLAAREGSYETAKVLLDHLANRDIADHLDQLPRDIAQERMHHDIVRLLEEYNLVRSPPLPLSPPLCSPNTYLGIKPSPGNNAMGKKVRKPGGKGAGGKDGGKEMRLKKKKNGEGKDGGIMEVGVLSPVDSLESPHGYLSDVSSPPMMTSPFQQSPPITLNQLQGLADSRMGGAHQGMGKPFDSAPPRLSHLPVANGGAQTGACDWLQRVQQQQQQAGFTALMPTMHPGMPQVMGYPTMQSSHLGTASHMLSNHAHQNNHQSVVTMQHQNSGHILSHHFLGDLSGLDLQSGSGHAPMQTILPQDSQRMASISSTQFLTPPSQHSYSNPMDNTPNHQPQVPDHPFLTPSPGSPDQWSSSSPHSVSDWSEGISSPPTSMQMNHIPEAFK, encoded by the exons ATGAACCGTTTCTGGGTGAAATTAACGCTACTGGCTGCAGCATCGCTCGCGACGGTGGCACAAG GTCAGAGATGCCTGGAATACTGTCAGAACGGAGGAATATGTGAGCTGAAGGCACACGGAGAGGCGGCGTGCAG ATGTCCATCAGACTTTGTCGGACCCCAGTGTCAGTTCCCGAATCCGTGCAGCCCGTCGCCGTGTCGAAACGGAGGCGTGTGCCGCGCTCGGACTCAGGGTAATGATGTGGAGGTGACATGCGACTGCGTGCTGGGCTTCAGCGGTCCTCTCTGTCTGACGCCTGTCAATCACGCCTGCATGAGCACGCCCTGTCGCAATGGTGGCACGTGCTCTCTGCTCACCTTGGAGACTTTCACCTGTCGCTGCCCACCTGGATGGTCCG GTAAAACGTGCCAACAAGCCGACCCGTGTGCGTCGAATCCCTGCGCCAACGGAGGGCAGTGTTCAGCGTTTGAGTCTCACTACATCTGCACCTGCCCTCCCAACTTCCATGGCCAAACGTGTCGGCAGGACGTGAACGAGTGCGCCCTCTCCCCGTCGCCCTGTCGTAACGGAGGAACCTGTATAAATGAGGTGGGCTCGTACCACTGCAGGTGCCCACCCGAGTATGTGGGCACACACTGCGAGCGCTTGTACCACCCGTGCCTCCCCTCACCCTGCAGGAACGGAGGAACCTGCTTACAGACCAGTGACACCACTTACACCTGCACCTGTCTGCCAG GGTTTACGGGTCAAACCTGTGAACATAATGTTGACGACTGCACCCAGCACGCCTGTGAGAATGGAGGCAGGTGCATTGACGGGGTCAACACCTACAACTGTCACTGTGACAGACATTGGACCG GTCAGTACTGTACAGAAGACGTTGACGAGTGTGAACTCTCCCCCAACGCTTGTCAGAACGGCGGCACGTGTCATAACACCATCGGCGGCTTCAACTGCGTGTGTGTGAACGGCTGGACGGGCGACGACTGCAGCGAGAACATCGACGACTGCGCCAGCGCCGCCTGTTCTCAAGGCGCCACGTGCCACGACCGAGTCGCCTCGTTCTTCTGCGAGTGTCCGCACGGACGCACAG GTCTTCTGTGTCACCTGGATGACGCGTGCATCAGCAACCCGTGTCAGAAGGGCTCCAACTGTGATACCAACCCGGTGAGCGGAAAGGCCATCTGCACGTGTCCGCCCGGGTACACCGGGTCCGCCTGCAACCAGGATATTGACGAATGTTCGCTCG GGGCGAACCCATGCGAGCACGGTGGACGATGTCTCAACACTAAAGGCTCGTTCCAATGCAAGTGTCTCCAAGGTTACGAAGGTCCACGCTGCGAACTGGACGTTAATGAGTGCAAGTCGAACCCCTGCCAGAATGACGCCACCTGCCTCGACCGGATTGGTGGATTCCACTGCATTTGCATGCCAG gtTACGAGGGTgtgttttgtcaaataaatgctGACGACTGCGCATCACAGCCTTGCCTCAACAACGGAAAATGTGTGGACAAGATCAACTCATTTCACTGCGAGTGCCCGAAAG GGTTCTCTGGGAATCTATGTCAGGTGGATGTGGATGAGTGTGCCAGCACGCCCTGTAAGAATGGCGCCAAGTGCACAGACGGGCCCAACAAATACACCTGCGAATGCACACCAG GTTTCGCTGGCGTTCAGTGTGAGTCGGATATCAACGAGTGTGTGTCGAGCCCGTGTCATTACGGAGTGTGTCGAGATGGCGTGGCCGCTTTCACTTGTGAATGTCGTTCGGGATACACTGGCCGACTGTGCGAGACCAACATTAATGAGTGCTTGAGTCAACCCTGCCGAAACGGAGGCACCTGCCAGGACAGAGAGAACTCGTACACCTGTACCTGCCCCAAAGGAACCACAG GTATTAACTGTGAGATAAACATCGACGACTGCAAAAGAAAACCATGTGACTACGGAAAGTGCATCGACAAGATCAATGGctacgagtgtgtgtgtgaacccGGATACACAG GTTCAATGTGTAACATCAACATCGACGACTGCGCGCTGAACCCGTGCCATAACGGTGGCACCTGCATCGACGGGGTCAGCACCTTCACCTGCATCTGTCCCGAGGGTTTCCGTGATGCCACCTGCCTCTCTCAACACAGCGAGTGTTCCAGCAACCCCTGTATCCATGGCAACTGCCAAGACCAGATTAACAGCTATAAGTGCGTGTGCGAGCCCGGCTGGACGGGCCGCAACTGTGACATCAACATCAATGAGTGCCTGTCGAACCCGTGCGTGAACGGAGGCACCTGTAAGGACATGACCAGCGGATACGTGTGCACCTGCAGAGCCGGATTCAGCG GTGACGTGTGTGAGAGCGTTTTGGCCCCGTGTTCTTCACAGCCCTGTAAGAACGGAGGCGTTTGTCGTGAATCTGAGGATTTTAGGAGTTTCTCTTGCGCGTGTCCTGTTGGTTGGCAAG GTCAGACGTGTGAGGTGGACATCAATGAGTGTGTGAGGAACCCATGTACCAACGGAGGAGTGTGCGAGAACTTGCGTGGCGGCTTTCAATGTCACTGTAACCCTGGATTCACGGGAGATCTGTGCGAGACCGATATCGACGATTGTACACCAA ATCCCTGCAGTAACGGTGGTATCTGTCAGGACCGCGTGAAcggttttgtgtgcgtgtgtctggcGGGTTTTCGTGGCGAGCGTTGCACAGAGGACATAGACGAGTGCGTGAGCACCCCCTGTCGTAACGGAGGGAACTGCACCGACTGTGTCAACAGCTACACCTGCAGCTGCCCCGCAGGATTCAGCGGCATCAACTGTGAGATCAACACACCCGACTGCACTGAGAG CTCGTGTTTTAACGGTGGAACTTGCGTCGACGGCATCAACTCGTTCTCCTGCGTGTGTCTGCCGGGATTTACCGGGAATTACTGCCAGCACGACGTAAACGAGTGTGACTCGCAGCCATGTCAAAATGGAGGTACATGCCAGGACGGATACGGAACCTACAAATGCACCTGCCCGCACGGCCACACAGGCCAAAACTGCCAG AGTCTGGTTCGCTGGTGTGACTCTGTCCCTTGTAAGAACGGGGGCTCATGTTGGCAGCAGGGGGCGTCGTTCACCTGTCAGTGTGCCAGTGGCTGGACGGGCATCTACTGCGACGTCCCAAGCGTGAGCTGTGAGGTCGCCGCACAACAGCAAG gaGTGTCTGTGGCCGTTCTGTGCCGAAACGCCGGTCAGTGTGTGGATGCTGGGAACACACACCTGTGCAGGTGTCAGGCTGGATACACGGGCAGTTACTGTCAGGAGCAGGTGGATGAGTGCATGCCGAACCCCTGTCAGAACGGAGCCACCTGCACTGATTACCTGGGAGGATACAGCTGTGAG TGTGTTCCAGGATATCACGGAACGAACTGCAGTAAGGAGATAAATGAGTGTTTGTCAAATCCCTGTCAGAACGGAGGAACCTGCATCGATCTTGTCAACACTTACAAATGCTCATGCCCACGGGGAACACAAG GTGTTCACTGTGAGATTGACATAGACGACTGTTCCCCGGCTGCGGATCCGTTAACCGGTGAGCTGCGGTGCTTTAACGGAGGCCGTTGCTTGGACCGCATTGGTGGTTACGGCTGCGTGTGCCCGGCCGGTTTTGTGGGCGAACGCTGCGAGGGCGACGTCAACGAGTGTCTGTCTGACCCTTGTGACCCCAACGGATCCTACAACTGCGTCCAGCTCAACAACGACTTCCGCTGCGAGTGCCGTACGGGATACACGG GCAAACGCTGTGAAACCGTGTTCAATGGTTGCAAGGACACGCCGTGTAAAAACGGAGGGACGTGTGCCGTAGCCAGTAACACGAAACACGGATACATCTGCAAGTGTCAACCG GGCTTCTCTGGTTCCTCCTGCGAATACGACTCAAAATCCTGCGGCTCCCTGAGATGTCGCAACGGCGCCACCTGTGTCTCCGGTCACCTGAGCCCTCGCTGTCTCTGCCCGCCGGGCTTTAGCGGGCACGAGTGCCAGACGCGCATGGACTCAGCGTGCCTGACCAACCCCTGCTACAACGGGGGCACGTGCCAATCCATCAACGACGCTCCGTTTTTCCGTTGCTCCTGCCCGGTTAACTTCAATGGGCTCCTTTGTCACATCCTCGACTACTCCTTCAACGGAGGGCAGGGCAGGGACATAGCTCCGCCTCCGGAGGTGGATATCAGCTGCGAGGTCCCTCAGTGCGAAGGGAGGGGCGGAAACGCCATCTGCGATACGCAATGCAACAATCACGCCTGCGGCTGGGACGGTGGCGACTGCTCTCTGAATTTCGACGACCCGTGGCAGAACTGTAGCGCCGCCCTGCAGTGCTGGAGGTACTTTAATGATGGGAAGTGTGACGAGCAGTGCGCCAACGCCGGCTGCCTGTATGACGGTTTCGACTGCCAGCGACTGGAGGGGCAGTGCAA tccgTTGTATGATCAGTACTGTAAGGATCACTACGCAGATGGTCACTGCGATCAGGGCTGTAATAACGCGGAGTGCGAATGGGATGGCCTCGACTGCGCCGAGGACGTTCCTAAGAAACTTGCCGTGGGAAGTCTGGTTCTCGTGGTCCACATTCCACTTGACGAGCTCCTCAACCGTTCTTCTTCATTCCTGCGTGAGCTAAGCGGCCTGCTGCACACCAATGTGGTGTTCCGGCGCGATGCTAACGGAGAGCCGCTGATATTTCCTTACTATGGTAACGAACACGAGCTGAGCAAACACAAACGCGCCGACTGGAGCGACCCCGCCCAGCTGCTGCAGCGCGCTAGGAGGAGCCTGACGGCGTTTCTAAAGCCCCGCCCACGACGAGAACTGGATCAGATGGAGATCAAAGG gTCGATTGTCTATCTAGAAATTGACAACCGTCAGTGTTATCAACAGTCGGATGAGTGTTTCCAGAGCGCCACAGACGTGGCGGCGTTCCTCGGAGCATTGGCCTCTAGCGGAAATCTCAATGTTCCTTACGTCATTGAAGCAGTCACAA GTGAAGATGGACCTTCAAAGAGCGGTGAGATGTACCCCATGTTCCTGGTGCTCCTCGCTCTGGCCGTCCTAGCCCTGGTGGCTGTGGGTGTCGTGGTCAACAGAAAGCGTAAGCGGGAACATGGACAGCTTTGGTTCCCTGAGGGATTTAAAGTCACGGAACCCAAAAAGAAGCGAAGGGAGCCGGTTGGAGAAGATTCTGTGGGACTCAA GCCTTTGAAGAACTCAGACAGCTCTCTGATGGACCAGCAGCTCAGTGACTGGGCAGATGATGACATCTCAAAACGATTCAAG TTTGAGGAACAGGCCATTCTGGACATGACGGCTCAGCTGGATCATCGGCAGTGGACGCAGCAACATCTGGACGCCGCCGACCTGCGCTTGAACTCGATGGCTCCTACACCTCCGCAGGGCGAGATCGAGAATGACTGCATGGACGTCAACGTCCGCGGGCCTG ATGGCTTCACTCCACTGATGATCGCGTCGTGCAGCGGCGGCGgtattgaaaatgaaaacggCGAGGCAGAAGATGATCCGTCCGCCGATGTCATCACTGACTTCATCTACCACGGCGCCAACTTGCACAATCAGACAGATCGGACTGGAGAGACGGCATTGCATCTGGCGGCACGTTACGCACGTTCTGATGCGGCCAAGCGGTTGCTGGAGTCTACCGCTGATGCTAATGTTCAGGACAACATGGGCCGCACGCCTCTACACGCTGCTGTTGCAGCCGATGCCCAGGGTGTCTTCCAG ATTCTGATCCGGAACCGAGCGACGGATCTGGACGCTCGTATGCATGACGGAACAACACCGCTGATCTTGGCCACCCGATTGGCTGTTGAGGGAATGGTGGAGGAACTCATTAACTCCCACGCTGACCCCAACACCGTTGATGATTCAg GTAAATCGGCTCTTCATTGGGCGGCTGCTGTCAATAATGTGGACGCTGCTGTTGTTCTTTTGAAGAACGGTGCAAATAAAGATCTACAGAATAACAAG GAAGAGACGCCCCTGTTCCTGGCAGCACGTGAGGGCAGCTACGAGACCGCCAAAGTCCTGCTCGATCACCTGGCCAACCGTGACATCGCGGATCATCTCGACCAGCTTCCGCGAGACATCGCACAGGAGCGCATGCACCATGACATCGTCCGCCTGTTAGAAGAATACAACTTGGTGCGCAGTCCACCGCTGCCCCTGTCGCCGCCCCTCTGCTCTCCCAACACCTACCTGGGCATCAAACCCAGCCCGGGCAACAACGCCATGGGCAAGAAGGTGCGAAAACCCGGAGGAAAAGGTGCGGGCGGTAAGGACGGAGGAAAGGAAATGAGActcaaaaagaagaaaaacggAGAGGGCAAAGATGGTGGGATCATGGAGGTGGGCGTCCTCTCACCCGTCGATTCGCTTGAATCGCCACACGGCTATCTATCAGACGTCTCTTCGCCGCCAATGATGACGTCACCCTTTCAACAGTCCCCgcctatcactttaaatcaACTCCAGGGGTTGGCTGACTCCCGCATGGGCGGTGCTCATCAGGGTATGGGCAAGCCGTTTGACTCCGCCCCTCCTCGTTTGTCCCATCTCCCGGTGGCTAACGGTGGGGCTCAAACGGGCGCGTGCGATTGGCTGCAGAGGGTGcagcaacaacagcagcaggCAGGGTTCACGGCCCTCATGCCCACAATGCACCCCGGTATGCCGCAGGTCATGGGTTATCCCACGATGCAAAGCAGCCACCTGGGCACAGCGTCGCACATGCTGTCTAACCACGCCCACCAAAACAACCACCAGAGCGTCGTCACCATGCAGCACCAAAATTCCGGACACATCCTCTCGCATCACTTCCTGGGAGACCTGAGTGGGCTGGATCTTCAGTCCGGCTCGGGACACGCCCCCATGCAGACCATCCTACCACAGGACAGCCAGCGCATGGCTTCTATCTCCAGCACGCAGTTTCTAACCCCGCCTTCTCAACACAGTTATTCTAACCCCATGGACAACACGCCCAACCACCAGCCGCAGGTGCCTGACCATCCTTTCCTCACACCGTCCCCCGGCTCTCCCGACCAGTGGTCTAGCTCGTCTCCACATTCCGTGTCTGATTGGTCCGAGGGAATCTCAAGCCCGCCTACCAGTATGCAGATGAATCATATCCCAGAAGCCTTTAAATAA